The proteins below are encoded in one region of Lates calcarifer isolate ASB-BC8 unplaced genomic scaffold, TLL_Latcal_v3 scaffold_37_80, whole genome shotgun sequence:
- the LOC108874633 gene encoding fibrinogen alpha chain: protein MKQLGVLVCLSLISVAAASGIIDPRGARPVEHGTRSEKCATQKEWPFCTDDEWYSKCPSGCRIQGLMDKYDHNLLKKIEKIRSLLDQNKAKHRSADQVSKQTYDVLKEKLTIDSGAGNNYYDLAQNLRKRITDMKIKIDRQLRILAALKDRVKDQVVEMQRMEIDIDIKLRSCKGSCSSYAEYNVDHESYVTLEKQITQLNSQPAQSIESVGTLYVMKSRRMQDTNVDSIYKSGATGATVSAQRREDMFPDVNTVELILEEEGSSTSPATISKEPGTSYSASKSSSTSSSTSSSSSSTSSSSSSTSSSSSITELGGRGDGHLLGGGFEVYRQPSTSHVSTQTISCTKSIRRTIVHTKDGPVEKVEEVMEGGPECQAMTDHTGGGMSSLFPTLTHTSSSSSSSITSKSVHVGGAKGSLTEDSKMTFGHTGFDLSGFLTDNPEDDIPDFHARSVKSVRVERQADYVGKDCVEAHRNHLKGETNGLFKIKPGGTDSTGVVEVYCQQEGLMGGWLLVQQRESGALSFNRSWADYRNGFGSVDAHGKGEFWLGNQNLHLLTNQGETMLKVELEDWEGGVASAEYMVRVGSEEEGYPLHVSGYTGDAGDALVRPKSDMASYLSHNGMKFSTFDRDNDKWEENCAEMYGGGWWYNNCQSANLNGIYYKGTYDPEKNAPYEIENGVVWVTYKPANYSLKTVKMFIRSTAF, encoded by the exons atgAAACAGCTCGGTGTGCTCGTCTGTCTAAGTTTAatttctgtggctgcagct TCTGGTATTATCGACCCCAGAGGAGCTCGTCCGGTGGAGCACGGCACCAGATCTGAGAAATGTGCCACACAGAAGGAATGGCCTTTCTGCACAGATGATGAATGG TACTCCAAATGCCCGTCGGGATGCAGGATCCAGGGTCTGATGGACAAATATGACCACAACCTGCTGAAGAAGATCGAGAAGATCCGCAGCCTCCTGGATCAGAACAAGGCCAAGCACCGTTCTGCCGACCAGGTGTCCAAACAGACCTACGACGTCCTGAAGGAGAAACTCACCATTGACTCTG GTGCCGGCAACAACTACTACGACTTGGCCCAGAATCTGCGTAAGAGAAtcactgacatgaaaatcaAGATCGACAGACAGCTGAGGATCCTGGCCGCCCTGAAGGATCGAGTCAAAGACCAGGTCGTCGAGATGCAGAGGATGGAG ATCGATATCGACATTAAGCTCCGCTCCTGCAAAGGATCCTGCAGCAGCTATGCCGAGTACAACGTGGACCATGAGAGCTACGTGACGTTGGAGAAACAG ATCACCCAGCTGAACTCCCAGCCAGCTCAGAGCATCGAGTCTGTGGGGACGCTGTACGTGATGAAGAGCAGGCGGATGCAGGACACCAATGTGGACAGCATCTACAAGTCCGGTGCCACCGGTGCCACCGTGTCagctcagaggagagaggacatgTTCCCTGAT GTGAACACGGTCGAGTTGATCCTTGAGGAGGAAGGGTCCAGCACATCCCCAGCAACCATCTCCAAGGAGCCAGGTACTTCCTACTCTGCATCTAaatcctcctccacttcctcctccacttcctcttcctcctcctccacttcctcctcctcctcctccacatcctcctcctcctccatcactgaaCTCGGAGGACGTGGTGATGGTCATTTACTTGGTGGAGGGTTTGAAGTTTACCGCCAGCCCAGCACGTCCCATGTCTCCACCCAAACCATCTCCTGCACCAAGAGCATCAGGAGGACCATCGTCCACACAAAGGACGGGCCAGTGGAGAAGgtagaggaggtgatggagggaggCCCCGAGTGTCAGGCTATGACGGACCACACCGGAGGAGGAATGAGCTCCCTCTTCCCcacccttacacacacatcctcctcctcctcttcatctatAACCTCCAAGTCGGTCCACGTTGGTGGTGCCAAGGGAAGCCTCACAGAAGACTCCAAAATGACATTCGGGCATACAGGTTTTGACCTCAGTGGGTTCCTGACAGACAATCCAGAGGATGACATTCCAGATTTCCACGCCCGGAGTGTGAAGAGCGTGCGTGTCGAGCGGCAGGCCGATTATGTAGGAAAAG ATTGTGTTGAAGCCCACCGGAACCACCTGAAAGGGGAAACGAACGGCCTGTTTAAGATCAAACCCGGCGGCACGGACTCCACAGGGGTAGTAGAGGTTTACTGCCAGCAGGAGGGGCTAATGGGCGGGTGGTTGTTagtccagcagagagagagtggcGCGCTCAGCTTTAACCGCAGCTGGGCCGATTACCGCAACGGGTTCGGTTCGGTCGACGCGCACGGGAAGGGGGAGTTTTGGCTAGGCAACCAGAACCTCCACCTGTTGACTAATCAGGGTGAGACGATGCTGAAGGTGGAGCTCGAGGATTGGGAGGGCGGCGTAGCAAGTGCTGAGTACATGGTCAGGGTTGGGTCGGAGGAGGAGGGGTACCCGCTTCACGTGTCGGGGTACACAGGGGACGCCGGGGACGCTCTGGTGAGGCCTAAATCCGACATGGCATCTTATCTGTCCCACAACGGGATGAAATTCAGCACCTTCGACAGAGACAATGATAAGTGGGAGGAGAATTGCGCAGAGATGTatgggggtgggtggtggtaCAACAACTGCCAGTCGGCTAACCTGAACGGGATTTATTATAAAGGCACGTACGACCCGGAGAAAAACGCGCCGTATGAGATTGAAAACGGAGTTGTGTGGGTGACGTATAAACCGGCCAACTACAGCCTGAAAACTGTTAAGATGTTTATCCGATCGACTGCTTTTTAA